In Erinaceus europaeus chromosome 10, mEriEur2.1, whole genome shotgun sequence, one DNA window encodes the following:
- the COLEC12 gene encoding collectin-12 isoform X2, translating to MKGIQEGTRCTKCKNSWALKSSIVLLYVLCALLTVTVAILGYKVVEKMDNVTGGMETSRQAYNDKLTAVESDLKRLGDQTGKKAAGTNSELSTFRADILDLRQQLREVTEKTSRNRDTLEKLQASGNALVDRQSQLKEALENNSFLITTVNKTLQAYNGYVSNLQQDTGALQSHLQSQMYSHNVVIMTLNNLNLTQAQQRSLISSLQRSVDDTGQAIQRVKSDFQSLQQVLLQAKKDTDWLKEKVHSLQTLAANNSALAKANNDTLEDMNSQLSSFTGQMDNITTASQANEQNLKDLQDVHKDAENRTAVKFSQLEERFQLFETDIVNIISNISYTAHHLRTLTSNLNEVRTTCTDTLTRHTDDLTSLNSTLASIRLDSVSLRMQQDMMRSRLDTEVANLSVIMEEMKLVDSKHGQLIKNFTVLQGPPGPRGPKGDRGQQGLPGATGSKGQKGEKGEPGPPGPAGERGSVGPIGPPGERGSKGSKGSQGSKGSRGSPGKPGPQGPSGDPGPAGPPGKDGLPGPQGPPGFQGLQGTVGEPGVPGPRGLPGLPGVPGMPGPKGLPGPPGPSGVAMPLALQNEPTAAPEANGCPPHWKNFTDKCYYFSVERETFEEAKLFCKDKSSHLIFINTREEQQWVKKQMAGKGSHWIGLTDLEQENEWKWLDGTLPEFRNWKAGQPDDWGHGHGPGEDCAGLIHAGQWNDFQCEDVNNFICEKDREAVLPATL from the exons TTGTAGAGAAAATGGACAATGTTACAGGAGGCATGGAGACATCCCGCCAAGCCTACAATGACAAGCTCACAGCTGTGGAGAGCGACCTGAAGAGACTAG GGGACCAGACCGGGAAGAAAGCTGCAGGCACCAACTCCGAGCTCTCTACCTTCAGAGCAGACATTCTGGATCTGCGCCAGCAGCTCCGCGAGGTCACAGAAAAGACCAGCAGGAACAGAGACACGCTGGAGAAGCTGCAGGCGAGCGGGAACGCGCTGGTGGACAGACAGAGTCAGCTGAAAGAAGCTCTGGAGAACAATTCCTTCCTCATCACCACCGTGAACAAGACCCTGCAGGCGTACAACGGCTACGTCAGCAACCTGCAGCAAGACACCGGCGCCCTGCAGAGCCACCTGCAGAGCCAGATGTACTCACACAACGTGGTCATCATGACCCTCAACAACCTCAACCTGACGCAGGCGCAGCAGAGGAGCCTCATCTCCAGCCTGCAGCGCTCCGTCGACGACACCGGGCAGGCCATCCAGAGAGTCAAGAGCGACTTCCAGAGCCTGCAGCAGGTGCTCCTTCAAGCCAAGAAGGACACCGACTGGCTGAAGGAGAAAGTACACAGCCTGCAGACGCTGGCCGCCAATAACTCTGCCTTGGCCAAAGCCAACAACGACACCCTGGAGGACATGAACAGTCAGCTCAGCTCATTCACAGGTCAGATGGACAACATCACCACCGCCTCACAGGCCAATGAGCAGAACCTGAAGGACCTGCAGGACGTGCACAAGGACGCAGAGAACAGAACAGCCGTCAAGTTCAGCCAGCTGGAGGAGCGTTTCCAGCTCTTTGAGACCGACATTGTGAACATTATTAGTAACATTAGTTACACAGCCCACCACCTGCGGACACTGACAAGCAACCTAAATGAAGTCAGGACCACGTGCACAGATACCCTGACCAGACACACGGATGACCTGACCTCCTTGAACAGCACATTGGCCAGCATCCGTTTGGATTCTGTTTCTCTCAGGATGCAGCAAGATATGATGAGATCAAGGTTAGATACGGAAGTGGCCAATTTATCTGTGATTATGGAAGAGATGAAGTTGGTGGATTCCAAGCACGGCCAGCTCATCAAGAATTTCACAGTACTGCAAG gTCCTCCTGGCCCCAGGGGTCCAAAAGGTGACAGAGGACAGCAAGGACTCCCTGGTGCCACTGGCAGTaaaggacagaaaggagagaaaggggagccTGGTCCCCCCGGCCCTGCTGGAGAGAGGGGCTCTGTTGGACCCATCGGCCCCCCTGGCGAGCGCGGCAGCAAAGGCTCCAAAGGCTCACAGGGCTCCAAGGGGTCAAGGGGATCCCCGGGAAAGCCCGGCCCTCAAGGCCCCAGTGGGGACCCTGGCCCAGCAGGCCCACCAGGCAAGGACGGACTCCCAGGCCCCCAGGGCCCTCCCGGCTTCCAGGGACTACAAGGCAccgtgggggagccaggggtcccCGGACCCAGAGGGCTTCCAGGCTTGCCCGGGGTGCCAGGTATGCCAGGCCCCAAGGGGCTCCCGGGACCCCCAGGCCCATCAGGGGTGGCCATGCCTTTGGCCCTGCAGAATGAGCCAACAGCTGCTCCTGAAGCCAATG GTTGCCCACCCCACTGGAAGAACTTCACAGACAAATGCTACTACTTCTCTGTTGAGAGAGAAACTTTTGAGGAGGCAAAACTTTTCTGTAAAGACAAGTCTTCACATCTCATTTTCATCAACACAAGAGAGGAGCAG CAATGGGTGAAGAAGCAGATGGCCGGGAAAGGCAGCCACTGGATCGGCCTCACGGATTTGGAGCAGGAGAACGAGTGGAAGTGGCTGGACGGGACACTTCCAGAGTTCAG AAACTGGAAAGCTGGGCAGCCAGATGACTGGGGCCATGGCCACGGCCCAGGAGAGGACTGTGCTGGGCTGATTCACGCCGGCCAGTGGAACGACTTCCAGTGTGAGGATGTCAATAACTTCATTTGTGAAAAGGACAGGGAGGCAG
- the COLEC12 gene encoding collectin-12 isoform X1, which produces MKDDFAEEEEVQSFGYKRFGIQEGTRCTKCKNSWALKSSIVLLYVLCALLTVTVAILGYKVVEKMDNVTGGMETSRQAYNDKLTAVESDLKRLGDQTGKKAAGTNSELSTFRADILDLRQQLREVTEKTSRNRDTLEKLQASGNALVDRQSQLKEALENNSFLITTVNKTLQAYNGYVSNLQQDTGALQSHLQSQMYSHNVVIMTLNNLNLTQAQQRSLISSLQRSVDDTGQAIQRVKSDFQSLQQVLLQAKKDTDWLKEKVHSLQTLAANNSALAKANNDTLEDMNSQLSSFTGQMDNITTASQANEQNLKDLQDVHKDAENRTAVKFSQLEERFQLFETDIVNIISNISYTAHHLRTLTSNLNEVRTTCTDTLTRHTDDLTSLNSTLASIRLDSVSLRMQQDMMRSRLDTEVANLSVIMEEMKLVDSKHGQLIKNFTVLQGPPGPRGPKGDRGQQGLPGATGSKGQKGEKGEPGPPGPAGERGSVGPIGPPGERGSKGSKGSQGSKGSRGSPGKPGPQGPSGDPGPAGPPGKDGLPGPQGPPGFQGLQGTVGEPGVPGPRGLPGLPGVPGMPGPKGLPGPPGPSGVAMPLALQNEPTAAPEANGCPPHWKNFTDKCYYFSVERETFEEAKLFCKDKSSHLIFINTREEQQWVKKQMAGKGSHWIGLTDLEQENEWKWLDGTLPEFRNWKAGQPDDWGHGHGPGEDCAGLIHAGQWNDFQCEDVNNFICEKDREAVLPATL; this is translated from the exons TTGTAGAGAAAATGGACAATGTTACAGGAGGCATGGAGACATCCCGCCAAGCCTACAATGACAAGCTCACAGCTGTGGAGAGCGACCTGAAGAGACTAG GGGACCAGACCGGGAAGAAAGCTGCAGGCACCAACTCCGAGCTCTCTACCTTCAGAGCAGACATTCTGGATCTGCGCCAGCAGCTCCGCGAGGTCACAGAAAAGACCAGCAGGAACAGAGACACGCTGGAGAAGCTGCAGGCGAGCGGGAACGCGCTGGTGGACAGACAGAGTCAGCTGAAAGAAGCTCTGGAGAACAATTCCTTCCTCATCACCACCGTGAACAAGACCCTGCAGGCGTACAACGGCTACGTCAGCAACCTGCAGCAAGACACCGGCGCCCTGCAGAGCCACCTGCAGAGCCAGATGTACTCACACAACGTGGTCATCATGACCCTCAACAACCTCAACCTGACGCAGGCGCAGCAGAGGAGCCTCATCTCCAGCCTGCAGCGCTCCGTCGACGACACCGGGCAGGCCATCCAGAGAGTCAAGAGCGACTTCCAGAGCCTGCAGCAGGTGCTCCTTCAAGCCAAGAAGGACACCGACTGGCTGAAGGAGAAAGTACACAGCCTGCAGACGCTGGCCGCCAATAACTCTGCCTTGGCCAAAGCCAACAACGACACCCTGGAGGACATGAACAGTCAGCTCAGCTCATTCACAGGTCAGATGGACAACATCACCACCGCCTCACAGGCCAATGAGCAGAACCTGAAGGACCTGCAGGACGTGCACAAGGACGCAGAGAACAGAACAGCCGTCAAGTTCAGCCAGCTGGAGGAGCGTTTCCAGCTCTTTGAGACCGACATTGTGAACATTATTAGTAACATTAGTTACACAGCCCACCACCTGCGGACACTGACAAGCAACCTAAATGAAGTCAGGACCACGTGCACAGATACCCTGACCAGACACACGGATGACCTGACCTCCTTGAACAGCACATTGGCCAGCATCCGTTTGGATTCTGTTTCTCTCAGGATGCAGCAAGATATGATGAGATCAAGGTTAGATACGGAAGTGGCCAATTTATCTGTGATTATGGAAGAGATGAAGTTGGTGGATTCCAAGCACGGCCAGCTCATCAAGAATTTCACAGTACTGCAAG gTCCTCCTGGCCCCAGGGGTCCAAAAGGTGACAGAGGACAGCAAGGACTCCCTGGTGCCACTGGCAGTaaaggacagaaaggagagaaaggggagccTGGTCCCCCCGGCCCTGCTGGAGAGAGGGGCTCTGTTGGACCCATCGGCCCCCCTGGCGAGCGCGGCAGCAAAGGCTCCAAAGGCTCACAGGGCTCCAAGGGGTCAAGGGGATCCCCGGGAAAGCCCGGCCCTCAAGGCCCCAGTGGGGACCCTGGCCCAGCAGGCCCACCAGGCAAGGACGGACTCCCAGGCCCCCAGGGCCCTCCCGGCTTCCAGGGACTACAAGGCAccgtgggggagccaggggtcccCGGACCCAGAGGGCTTCCAGGCTTGCCCGGGGTGCCAGGTATGCCAGGCCCCAAGGGGCTCCCGGGACCCCCAGGCCCATCAGGGGTGGCCATGCCTTTGGCCCTGCAGAATGAGCCAACAGCTGCTCCTGAAGCCAATG GTTGCCCACCCCACTGGAAGAACTTCACAGACAAATGCTACTACTTCTCTGTTGAGAGAGAAACTTTTGAGGAGGCAAAACTTTTCTGTAAAGACAAGTCTTCACATCTCATTTTCATCAACACAAGAGAGGAGCAG CAATGGGTGAAGAAGCAGATGGCCGGGAAAGGCAGCCACTGGATCGGCCTCACGGATTTGGAGCAGGAGAACGAGTGGAAGTGGCTGGACGGGACACTTCCAGAGTTCAG AAACTGGAAAGCTGGGCAGCCAGATGACTGGGGCCATGGCCACGGCCCAGGAGAGGACTGTGCTGGGCTGATTCACGCCGGCCAGTGGAACGACTTCCAGTGTGAGGATGTCAATAACTTCATTTGTGAAAAGGACAGGGAGGCAG